In Leisingera sp. NJS204, the DNA window CCGATGCGGGAATACTTCAACACCCACCAGACCGCGGCGGTCAGCACGATACCGAAGTAAAGGATGATGTCATGGCCGAACAGGATCGGGCCGACCACGGGCAGATCGCTGAGCACCGGGATATGGATATCGCCCATCTGCGGCGGTTTCACACCGACATAGGACTGTCCCAACAGCGCCGAAAGCCCCAGCCCGAACAGGGTCAAAGACAAGCCCGAGGCCACCTGATTTGCCTGGGCAAACTGGGTGAGGATGGCAAACAGGACCGACAGGGCGGCACCGGCAATGGCGGCGGCCACGAAGCCGAGGAGTGGCGAGCCGCTCTCTACCGCCACGGCAAAGCCAGCGATGGCGCCGGTGATCATCATCCCCTCGACGCCAAGGTTCAGCACGCCGGATTTCTCGACCACCAGCTCGCCTATGGCGGCCAGCAGCAGCGGGGTTGCCGCCACCATCAGCGAAGCGATGAGCAGGACCGGGTTGATTGCAGAAAGATCCATTACGCCACCTCCGGCTTGCTGAGTGCGATGCGGAAATTGGTCAACAGGTCAAAGGCCAAGAGGAAGAACAGAAGCATCCCCTGGAACACCTGAATGGCAGCGGCGGGCAGCTGCAGGTTCGACTGCGCGATGTCGCCGCCGATATATGTCAGCGCCATCAGCCCGCCTGCCAGCAGGATGCCTACCGGGTGCAGACGGCCCAGGAAGGCGACGATGATCGCAGTGAAGCCATAGCCGACGTTGAAGTCGATGCTGACCTGGCCGGAGGGGCCCGAAACCTCGAACATGCCGGCAAGACCTGCCAAAGCGCCAGAGGTGCCAAGGCAGAACAGCACCAGCCGGGTGGGGTTCACGCCGGCAAACTTGGCCGCGCGCGGCGCCTCGCCGGTCAGGCGGATGTGGTAGCCGGTCATGTGGCGGTTCAGCAGCACATAGGCAAAGATCACCGCAATCAGCGCCGCCACCACGCCCCAGTGCATGCCGCTGCCCGCGATCAGCTCAGCGTTATGGGCGGCGTCCCAGGACTGCAGGTTGCGCGATCCGGGAAAGCCAAATCCCTCCGGGTTCTTCAGCAGCCCCAATGAGACCGAGGCGAGGAACTGCTCGGCCACATAGACCAGCATCAGCGACACCAGGATCTCATTGGTTCCAAAGCGGGTTTTCAGCACCGCCGGGATCATCGCCCAGAGCCAGCCGCCAAAGGCGCCTGCGAGGACCATGAAGGGGAAGATGAGAAAGGATTCGGA includes these proteins:
- a CDS encoding ABC transporter permease is translated as MDLSAINPVLLIASLMVAATPLLLAAIGELVVEKSGVLNLGVEGMMITGAIAGFAVAVESGSPLLGFVAAAIAGAALSVLFAILTQFAQANQVASGLSLTLFGLGLSALLGQSYVGVKPPQMGDIHIPVLSDLPVVGPILFGHDIILYFGIVLTAAVWWVLKYSRIGLVLRAVGENHDAAHALGYKVLKIRLMAIMFGGACAGLGGAYISLIRVPQWTEGMTAGIGWIALALVVFASWKPWRALLGAYLFGGVTVVQLNLQAAGVAIPVEYLAMSPYLITIIVLVILSADKSSAPASLGRNFHASR
- a CDS encoding ABC transporter permease, which gives rise to MIRLEKRPQPSRAWSMATPLVAVLATMLFGGLLFAALGKPPVEAIRTIFWEPLFGEFSFYYRPQLLVKGAPLVLIAIGLSLGFRAGIWNIGAEGQYIMGAIFGAGAGLAFYPSESFLIFPFMVLAGAFGGWLWAMIPAVLKTRFGTNEILVSLMLVYVAEQFLASVSLGLLKNPEGFGFPGSRNLQSWDAAHNAELIAGSGMHWGVVAALIAVIFAYVLLNRHMTGYHIRLTGEAPRAAKFAGVNPTRLVLFCLGTSGALAGLAGMFEVSGPSGQVSIDFNVGYGFTAIIVAFLGRLHPVGILLAGGLMALTYIGGDIAQSNLQLPAAAIQVFQGMLLFFLLAFDLLTNFRIALSKPEVA